The DNA region GTGATCACCACGTCGGGCTTCAAGGCTACGATGGCCTCCCACCTGTGCCGGAAGCCCCGCATAACCTCCTCGTTCGTAAGAATCTGTACCCCGCCGTCTGTCACAACAGCGAAGTAGGGAGCTTCGCCGAACTCCTCAGACACAGGCGACTCCAACCCCCTCGGCTCTTCCACGGGCACCAATATGCGCATGTCGTCGTAGCGACATGTAGCTATAGATATGCTATTTGGCGCCATGTGAAATACATTTAGCTTTCTAGCAAAAAAGATAAGGTTAAATATACAGCTTCAATATATGCCGATGATAGAAATTAGGTTTCACGGACGCGGAGGCCAAGGAATGGTCACAGCGGCCCAGGTGCTGGCTACTGCCGCCATAATAGAGGGAAAATACGCCCAAGCATTCCCCGAGTTCGGCCCCGAGAGGAGGGGAGCCCCCGTTAAGTCCTACCTCCGGATATCCGACAAGCCGATATACACCAGGGAGCCAATACTCCGCCCAGACGTAATAGTTATAGCGGACCAGTCCCTGTTCAGAGCCGAAAACCCGCTGGAGGGCTCCAAGGAGAACACAATACTGGTGGTAAACGGCGCCTACAAGACCCCCCTAAAGACTTATTACGTTGATGCAACTTCGCTCTCGATGAAAATCCTGGGAAGGCCGGTAGTCAACACCGCCATGATAGGCGCCGTGGTCAGAGCCACGGACCTAGTAACCCTCAGATCCGTCGCAGAGGCCTTGAAAAAGTTCTTCACCGGCAGGCTCTACGACCTCAACATAAAACTGGTAGAGACGGCATACCAAGAGACAGCGGAGATATGACCCTCTCCAAGGCAACAGAGCTCCCAATCGGCGCCGTAGTAACGGAGCCGGGGTCAACACGCCGCAACATCACCGCCGGCTGGCGGGCGTTGCGCCCCGTCATACACGACGACAGGTGCGTAAGGTGCCAGCTCTGCTGGCTCTACTGCCCCGAGGGCACCATCGTCGAGTTGAAGGGCATATTTAAAGTGGGCAACAGGACATACGACACGAAATACGAGATAAACTATGACTACTGCAAAGGTTGCGGCATCTGCGCAAACGAGTGCCCCACGAAAGCGATAGAAATGGTGCCAGAGACATGATGCAGGTCCAAAAAACCAAACACATAGAGGCCCTTACAACCAACTACGCCGTGGCATACGCCGTAAAGGCGGCGGACGTAGACGTAATTGCGGTATATCCCATCACGCCGCAGACCACCATCGTTGAGAAGATCTCCGAATTTGTCGCAAACGGCGAGCTAAACGCCGAGCTCATCCACGTAGAAAGCGAGCACTCCGCCCTCTCCGCGGTGGTGGGCGCCGCCGCTACGGGGGCCAGGGTCTTCACCGCCACCTCCAGCCAAGGCCTCGAGCTGATGCACGAGGTGTTGCACATCGCCGCAGGTATGAGGCTACCGATTGTGATGGCGGTGCCCTCTAGGACCCTATCAGCGCCGATTAGCATACACGGCGACTACAGCGACTTGATGAACGCAAGAGATACAGGCTGGGTCATCTACATCGCCGCCTCGGCCCAAGAGGCATACGACACGGTGATACAAGCGTTCCGCCTTGCAGAGTCCGTGTCACTACCCGTGATGGTGTCCTACGACGGCTTCCTCATGTCCCACACAGTGGAGCCGGTGGAGCTCAACGACGAGGAGGAGGTAAGGAAGTTCCTCCCCCGCGCCGTGAGGCCCTACACCCTAAACCCCAAGCGGCCAGTCACTATGGGCCCACTGGCGTCGCCTGACTGGTACTACGAGTTCAAATACCAGCAAGTCTTGGCGTTGAAAGAGGCCTACAAGGTTGCTAAGGAGGTGGACTCCGAGTACGGCCGCCGCTTCGGGAGGAGCTACGGCGTCGTCGAGACCTACCGCATGGAAGACGCCGACTACGCCATTGTGGCCTACGGCGGAGCCTCATACGGCAACGCCCGGGCCGCGGCGGACCTAGCCAGGAAAAGGGGCATCGCCGCAGGCGTGGTACGCGTGAGGCTGTACCGCCCCTTCCCCACAGCCGACGTCCTCAAGGCCCTCGACGGCGTTAAGGCCTTCGCCGTGGTGGACAGGGCAATAATGTTCGGCAGCCCCGCCGAAGGT from Pyrobaculum arsenaticum DSM 13514 includes:
- a CDS encoding NifB/NifX family molybdenum-iron cluster-binding protein, which encodes MRILVPVEEPRGLESPVSEEFGEAPYFAVVTDGGVQILTNEEVMRGFRHRWEAIVALKPDVVITKEIGRPAYQALRSRGVRIYLADGATLKEALEKLRRGELAEFPPELVHEPRHPH
- a CDS encoding 2-oxoacid:acceptor oxidoreductase family protein, which encodes MPMIEIRFHGRGGQGMVTAAQVLATAAIIEGKYAQAFPEFGPERRGAPVKSYLRISDKPIYTREPILRPDVIVIADQSLFRAENPLEGSKENTILVVNGAYKTPLKTYYVDATSLSMKILGRPVVNTAMIGAVVRATDLVTLRSVAEALKKFFTGRLYDLNIKLVETAYQETAEI
- a CDS encoding 4Fe-4S binding protein; its protein translation is MTLSKATELPIGAVVTEPGSTRRNITAGWRALRPVIHDDRCVRCQLCWLYCPEGTIVELKGIFKVGNRTYDTKYEINYDYCKGCGICANECPTKAIEMVPET
- a CDS encoding ferredoxin oxidoreductase, which codes for MQVQKTKHIEALTTNYAVAYAVKAADVDVIAVYPITPQTTIVEKISEFVANGELNAELIHVESEHSALSAVVGAAATGARVFTATSSQGLELMHEVLHIAAGMRLPIVMAVPSRTLSAPISIHGDYSDLMNARDTGWVIYIAASAQEAYDTVIQAFRLAESVSLPVMVSYDGFLMSHTVEPVELNDEEEVRKFLPRAVRPYTLNPKRPVTMGPLASPDWYYEFKYQQVLALKEAYKVAKEVDSEYGRRFGRSYGVVETYRMEDADYAIVAYGGASYGNARAAADLARKRGIAAGVVRVRLYRPFPTADVLKALDGVKAFAVVDRAIMFGSPAEGPLYKDIATAMYMHGIDKPALGVIHGIGQRTMYVEDMYKIYTMLRENPRKEVVFLGVRV